In one Nostoc sp. KVJ3 genomic region, the following are encoded:
- a CDS encoding serine/threonine protein kinase: MIGKLLDHRYQVIRVLAMGGFGQTYIAQDTRRPGNPICVVKHLKPGTDPRVFDTAKRLFNSEAETLEKLGNHDQIPRLLAYFDENQEFYLVQEYIEGHTLAEELISGKDWNETQVIQMLQEVLEILEFVHRQGVIHRDIKPDNIIRRASDNKLVLVDFGAVKQLRTQMVTVGGQPSPTVVIGTPGYMPTEQGQGKPRPNSDIYSLGIIAIQALTGLQPTELQEDPETGEIIWQQSVTVNHQLAAVLSKMVRYHFKDRYQSTTEALQACQEVMNPIPALSKPQESTKSQPQVSRLRTVAVAPANPVKPAPKDSSKSDPWPILIGILLAGGAAALVANVYPNVKNLASNFTGNDTALANKCAAVIVGNSNIRSEPSSINSDNVLQTVADNTSFEVTGKQTRRGWIEVKLKSGRLAWAHSDVIVNNEEWGSCLREKGIATKIVDDSTVIATRPTPKAKAKSRDVVTPLLELPKGSNSEAEKLQPDDNSANIIEQAKKKYDSGDIVGAIALLRSIPANAASGIQETGKMITQWQQDWTKAEALSNEINKALDDGKWDKVLDYRNHPEKLPNTQYWRNKIEPLFKQAAENLAKQALTKLENQGNQKSTQQKVPHTKQPPTQESPITTETPKSGF, encoded by the coding sequence ATGATCGGCAAGCTACTAGACCATCGATACCAAGTAATTCGAGTCCTCGCGATGGGAGGATTTGGTCAAACCTACATTGCCCAAGATACTAGGCGGCCTGGGAACCCCATCTGCGTTGTCAAACACCTCAAACCCGGAACTGACCCCAGAGTTTTTGATACTGCTAAACGCCTGTTCAACAGCGAAGCCGAAACCTTAGAAAAATTGGGCAACCATGACCAGATACCCAGGTTACTAGCGTACTTTGACGAAAACCAGGAGTTTTATTTAGTCCAAGAATATATTGAAGGACATACTCTAGCCGAGGAACTCATATCTGGTAAGGATTGGAATGAAACCCAAGTAATTCAAATGTTACAGGAAGTTCTGGAAATTCTCGAATTTGTCCATCGTCAAGGTGTGATTCACCGCGACATCAAACCGGATAATATCATCCGCCGCGCCTCAGATAATAAGTTAGTTTTAGTGGATTTTGGGGCAGTGAAGCAACTGCGGACACAGATGGTAACAGTGGGCGGACAACCTTCGCCCACTGTGGTTATTGGTACTCCTGGCTATATGCCCACAGAACAAGGGCAAGGTAAACCCCGTCCCAACAGCGATATTTATTCCCTTGGCATCATCGCCATTCAAGCATTAACAGGATTACAGCCAACAGAATTGCAAGAAGATCCGGAAACGGGGGAAATAATTTGGCAGCAATCAGTAACCGTAAATCATCAACTGGCAGCAGTGTTGTCCAAAATGGTGCGTTATCACTTCAAAGACCGTTACCAAAGTACCACGGAAGCACTGCAAGCATGTCAAGAAGTGATGAATCCTATCCCTGCACTTTCCAAACCTCAAGAATCCACCAAATCCCAGCCTCAAGTATCTCGGCTGCGAACGGTTGCAGTTGCACCAGCAAATCCTGTCAAACCTGCGCCTAAAGACTCTAGTAAATCCGACCCGTGGCCAATATTAATTGGCATATTATTGGCTGGTGGTGCGGCTGCCTTAGTAGCAAATGTATATCCAAATGTCAAAAATTTAGCTTCTAATTTTACAGGTAATGATACTGCCTTAGCAAACAAATGCGCGGCTGTTATTGTAGGAAATTCTAATATCCGTTCTGAACCTAGTTCAATAAATTCTGATAATGTTTTGCAAACAGTTGCTGATAATACCAGTTTCGAGGTAACTGGCAAGCAAACAAGACGAGGTTGGATAGAAGTTAAACTTAAATCTGGTCGTTTGGCTTGGGCCCACTCGGATGTAATCGTCAATAATGAAGAATGGGGTTCTTGTCTGCGCGAAAAAGGCATTGCAACTAAAATTGTAGACGATAGCACCGTGATTGCGACTCGACCGACTCCCAAGGCAAAAGCAAAATCTAGGGATGTAGTAACTCCATTACTAGAATTGCCGAAGGGGTCAAATTCTGAAGCTGAGAAATTGCAGCCTGATGATAACAGTGCCAATATTATAGAACAAGCAAAAAAGAAGTATGATTCAGGAGATATAGTCGGAGCGATCGCACTTTTAAGGTCGATTCCGGCAAATGCTGCTTCTGGTATCCAAGAGACAGGCAAAATGATTACTCAGTGGCAGCAAGATTGGACTAAGGCCGAGGCGTTGTCTAATGAGATCAACAAAGCGCTGGATGATGGTAAATGGGATAAAGTTTTAGATTATAGAAACCATCCAGAAAAATTGCCTAATACTCAATACTGGCGAAACAAAATAGAACCATTATTTAAACAAGCAGCCGAAAATCTGGCAAAACAGGCACTCACTAAACTAGAAAATCAAGGTAATCAGAAGAGTACCCAACAGAAAGTTCCCCATACTAAGCAACCTCCTACTCAAGAGAGTCCTATTACCACAGAAACTCCCAAAAGCGGCTTTTAA
- a CDS encoding CHASE2 domain-containing protein — protein sequence MSIEIFFYYSANPEDEKLRKELTKQLNLIKDKRVINYYYSRDISAGTDKKKIEERLKSANMVVVLISPDLWDLEKAQNDPSEEDYQQLQQQIIEKHTQDAVPVIPVLLRPCEWYLGDFKNFQPLPKGKDASDDWRFVTTSGNLDQVLAEVAKGIIEAVQEISGLNEDKKLPKKIPGTQEKPQDESLNKRIKRRFKSIDWYGVRNVVTSSMSISFLVILVRFLGVIEPSELWLFDNMMRFKPPEDPDKNILIIQVTPEDIRKQGSEQRQGSLTDATLFKILNTLLNNSQNIRPKVIGLDIHRDFETNKDTGLSKLLIDNKNNNIFGVCYVGDKTQQNPDGIKPPPEFINQRLGFSDLLPDKDSIVRRHLLIMDKSLNSSFCRSKPDNVPITNAFSLELALHFLNQSENPLLNNERSLKIGNTLFNSIYADYRGGYSMSTDLNGYQILLNYRISCINGDTCSPENAAKKVSIADVSQPDFIERYKDFVKDKIVLIGVTDSTYEAPWTTPLYSKSHRQIPGVIIQAQMVSQIISAVSDKRPLLQVWSIWSEMSWIFAWSLIGGTFFQIYRRNQKLTALGIIIFFSLPLGCYVMFIFTMFWIPCIPPILSFSSTGIMVLFLKLRLANSQKSS from the coding sequence ATGTCAATTGAAATTTTCTTTTACTATTCTGCTAATCCAGAAGATGAAAAACTGAGGAAAGAACTTACTAAGCAATTGAATCTTATTAAGGATAAAAGAGTAATTAATTACTATTATTCAAGAGATATCAGTGCAGGAACAGATAAAAAAAAGATTGAAGAACGTTTAAAATCAGCTAATATGGTTGTTGTGCTGATAAGTCCCGATCTTTGGGATTTAGAAAAGGCTCAAAACGATCCTTCTGAGGAAGATTATCAACAACTGCAACAACAGATTATAGAAAAGCATACACAAGATGCAGTTCCTGTTATTCCTGTTCTGCTTCGACCATGCGAATGGTATTTAGGTGATTTCAAGAATTTCCAACCTCTTCCTAAAGGTAAAGATGCATCTGATGATTGGAGATTTGTCACAACATCAGGAAATTTAGATCAAGTATTAGCAGAGGTTGCTAAAGGGATCATAGAGGCTGTTCAAGAAATTTCCGGGCTAAATGAAGACAAAAAGTTACCTAAAAAAATTCCTGGTACACAAGAAAAGCCTCAAGATGAAAGCCTAAATAAACGAATTAAAAGACGGTTTAAGTCCATTGATTGGTATGGTGTTCGTAATGTTGTTACCAGCAGTATGTCAATAAGTTTCTTAGTAATACTTGTGCGTTTTTTGGGAGTGATTGAGCCATCAGAACTATGGTTGTTCGATAATATGATGAGATTTAAACCACCTGAAGATCCAGATAAAAATATATTAATTATTCAAGTTACTCCAGAAGATATACGCAAGCAGGGTTCAGAACAACGGCAAGGTTCTTTAACGGATGCTACTTTATTTAAAATCTTAAATACACTACTAAATAATTCTCAAAATATCCGGCCAAAAGTTATTGGTTTGGATATTCATCGTGATTTTGAAACTAATAAAGATACAGGATTATCTAAACTTTTAATAGATAACAAAAATAATAATATTTTCGGCGTTTGTTATGTAGGTGATAAAACTCAACAAAATCCTGATGGAATAAAACCACCACCTGAATTTATCAATCAAAGACTAGGCTTTAGTGATTTATTGCCAGATAAAGATAGTATTGTTCGTCGTCATCTTTTAATCATGGACAAGAGTCTTAACTCATCTTTTTGTAGATCCAAGCCTGACAATGTACCTATCACAAATGCCTTTAGTCTAGAATTAGCCTTACACTTTTTAAACCAGTCTGAAAACCCATTACTGAATAATGAAAGGTCTTTAAAAATCGGTAACACTCTCTTCAATTCAATTTACGCTGACTACCGGGGTGGCTACTCGATGTCCACTGATTTAAATGGATATCAAATACTACTAAACTACCGGATATCTTGCATAAATGGTGATACTTGCTCTCCTGAAAATGCTGCTAAAAAAGTTAGCATTGCAGACGTTAGTCAGCCTGATTTTATTGAAAGATATAAAGACTTCGTAAAAGACAAAATTGTTTTAATTGGAGTAACAGACTCTACTTATGAAGCTCCTTGGACTACTCCTTTGTATTCTAAAAGCCACCGACAAATACCAGGGGTAATTATTCAAGCGCAAATGGTCAGCCAAATTATAAGTGCAGTTTCAGATAAACGACCTTTGTTACAAGTTTGGTCTATATGGTCAGAGATGTCTTGGATTTTTGCTTGGTCTTTAATTGGAGGAACTTTCTTTCAAATTTATCGCCGAAACCAAAAGTTAACAGCGTTGGGGATAATAATATTTTTTAGTTTACCACTTGGTTGCTATGTGATGTTTATTTTTACTATGTTTTGGATACCTTGTATACCTCCTATTCTAAGCTTTTCTAGTACAGGAATTATGGTATTATTTTTAAAGTTAAGATTAGCAAATTCTCAAAAATCTTCTTAA
- a CDS encoding DUF928 domain-containing protein, producing MFKCCSLPAWCFKAIISTILAIALLISYPLPVLAQQDERNIIQVFIEAVETVVKGRSQRKELKAPNGRPRGGAGRGRCSSLISLDNNEIPLTAFAPTIQEQSSPSKLDNVSPYSPYKVDIVWGQTIEEYPTFWFYLPYVYNKSELEYGKFVLLDKEKNIIAGPILVKMPNGNNPSIAKFTLPRNVKPLEVNQEYNWYFSVLCNPLKASRNPGVTGWIKRIKLPILPPESSSYYVKQGILYDAVTRLFQNQKSEIELQKDRVALIKYFLKDVIEKPEKEDKVNEEEKLNKIANDIASFPIQELIPYSGSIQN from the coding sequence ATGTTTAAATGTTGCTCACTTCCGGCATGGTGCTTCAAAGCCATTATTAGTACAATTCTAGCGATCGCTCTTTTAATTAGCTATCCTTTACCAGTTTTAGCACAACAAGATGAGAGAAACATTATTCAAGTTTTTATAGAAGCAGTAGAGACTGTAGTCAAAGGGCGATCGCAGCGAAAAGAACTGAAAGCCCCTAATGGTCGTCCACGAGGAGGAGCAGGTAGAGGCCGCTGTTCTTCCTTGATATCTTTAGACAATAATGAAATCCCACTGACTGCTTTTGCTCCTACAATACAAGAACAATCTTCACCATCTAAGTTAGATAATGTTTCACCATATTCACCATATAAGGTAGATATTGTTTGGGGACAGACAATCGAAGAGTATCCAACCTTCTGGTTTTACCTTCCTTATGTGTATAACAAATCAGAACTCGAGTATGGAAAATTTGTTTTACTAGATAAAGAAAAAAATATTATTGCCGGGCCAATTTTGGTAAAAATGCCTAATGGTAATAATCCTAGTATTGCAAAATTTACTCTTCCAAGAAATGTGAAACCTTTAGAGGTTAATCAAGAGTACAACTGGTATTTTTCAGTTCTTTGTAATCCTCTAAAGGCATCACGAAATCCAGGAGTCACAGGCTGGATTAAAAGAATTAAATTACCGATTTTACCACCAGAAAGTAGTTCATACTACGTTAAACAGGGAATTTTGTATGATGCCGTAACACGTTTATTCCAAAATCAAAAATCTGAAATAGAATTACAAAAAGACCGGGTTGCTCTCATCAAGTATTTTTTAAAAGATGTAATAGAAAAACCAGAGAAAGAAGATAAAGTAAATGAAGAGGAAAAGTTAAATAAAATAGCAAATGACATCGCAAGCTTTCCTATCCAGGAACTAATTCCTTATTCTGGCTCAATACAAAATTAG
- a CDS encoding CHAT domain-containing protein, with translation MQKLSKKIITVILLALLGLFSAFTIPALTSSKVIGVQPQIGQHKNQELSCSATANISPEDLSLRGKYNYQIARFEDAIDCWKNAVTAYRKVNNEEEAVNNQINQALAEQEMGLYPRACNTLLQIYGIKDCILQVQDQEKYNQFKDKFTRPEAIISLLKSPARYAGLRILGNVFRGLGELDLSYKILVVLANNASVFPQQTEAVWLDLGNTIRTLSNREQDFYSRSQQVENLNCAFTYSNVADSIYQQIISYKDQLSNSSELTKLQAQLNRLSLVLDLISWSKEMSKETQAKDTVFQKFSNIYRSSFGRVRCDEWQLNLYKPNIVKNLNTETINNNLYDIVQQLAQGSWQIPSQQIDTLQQQIGQLPVTHATLFIRLNFAKSLIRIDAPNLKIEQFLTNTIQQAKNIGDLRAESYGYGYLGELSEKRQQWDLARENTKQALFLSQSLSIPSSPSDIDYLWEWQLGRIYKFQLPTRIQAQNKEMKTEGSQNFDNASQFYQKAYLTLQSLRRELVAGNPDAQFSFQDDIESVYRDYVELLLWDSNPEQKNRSKAREVISSLQAVELENFLRLSCPEFNLEKIDEIVDQQPVRTAFLYPILVNERIEVILKLPDNTNAKVKTTGKSTNKSISNLEHYSTQIDQPTVEKQIKDLNLQIEPDEYTFNALLRKLQTDLEEEYTFKDLKKEANLLYKWLVQGAEKYIKDQKIDTLVFALDTNLRNIPLAALVVDYDEKEEKTRYLIDDYALALAPRLEIPKPQAIKGKGLKILAAGLKEQEEEKGSVTNKIKYPKLNYVKKEIDAIEELPNSGFSVDKLINANFKIDEFKNEINTFAFTVIHLATHGEFSSNPEKTFLLASNGLININQIGNIFRKQAQRQPEPIELLVLSACETATGDKRATLGISGVGVRAGARSAVASLWTLDDEISVDFTERFYRKLIDPKIITKAQALQQAQKQLKDLPGREHPRYWASYILLGNWL, from the coding sequence ATGCAAAAGTTATCCAAAAAAATAATTACTGTCATATTATTAGCCCTTCTAGGACTATTTTCAGCTTTTACTATTCCGGCGTTGACATCCTCAAAAGTCATCGGTGTTCAACCACAAATAGGACAACATAAAAATCAGGAATTAAGTTGTTCAGCAACAGCAAATATTAGTCCCGAAGATCTAAGCTTGCGAGGCAAATATAATTATCAAATTGCTCGTTTTGAAGACGCAATAGATTGTTGGAAAAATGCTGTTACCGCCTATCGTAAAGTTAATAATGAAGAAGAAGCGGTTAACAATCAGATCAACCAAGCATTAGCAGAACAAGAGATGGGATTATACCCAAGAGCTTGTAATACTTTATTACAAATTTATGGAATAAAAGATTGTATATTACAAGTACAAGATCAAGAAAAATATAACCAGTTTAAAGATAAATTTACAAGACCAGAAGCAATAATATCATTGTTAAAAAGTCCTGCTAGATATGCTGGCTTGCGTATACTTGGTAACGTCTTTAGAGGACTTGGTGAGCTAGATTTATCATATAAAATTTTAGTGGTTTTAGCTAACAATGCTAGCGTTTTCCCACAACAAACAGAAGCGGTATGGTTAGATTTAGGTAATACTATACGCACATTGAGTAACAGAGAACAGGATTTTTATAGTCGTAGTCAACAAGTAGAAAATCTGAATTGTGCGTTTACATATAGCAATGTTGCAGATAGTATATATCAACAAATTATCAGCTATAAAGACCAACTATCTAACTCTTCAGAATTAACAAAACTACAGGCGCAGCTTAATCGTTTGAGCCTTGTATTAGATTTAATTAGCTGGAGCAAAGAAATGAGTAAGGAAACTCAAGCAAAAGATACTGTATTCCAGAAATTTAGTAATATTTATCGTAGTTCTTTTGGAAGGGTTAGATGTGATGAATGGCAGTTAAATCTCTATAAACCAAATATAGTAAAAAATCTTAATACTGAAACAATAAATAATAACTTGTATGATATAGTTCAGCAGCTAGCACAAGGAAGCTGGCAAATTCCCTCTCAGCAAATAGACACTCTTCAACAGCAAATAGGGCAATTACCCGTTACTCATGCAACACTTTTTATTAGGCTTAATTTTGCTAAAAGTTTAATTCGTATTGATGCCCCTAATCTCAAAATAGAACAATTTCTCACAAATACAATTCAACAAGCTAAAAATATAGGTGATTTGAGAGCCGAATCCTATGGTTATGGATATCTAGGTGAGCTATCTGAAAAACGCCAACAATGGGACTTAGCTAGAGAAAATACAAAGCAAGCTTTGTTTCTTTCTCAATCTTTATCTATTCCATCATCACCATCAGATATTGACTATTTGTGGGAGTGGCAGTTAGGTAGAATTTACAAATTTCAACTTCCAACAAGGATACAAGCCCAAAACAAAGAGATGAAAACAGAAGGCTCGCAAAACTTCGATAATGCTAGCCAATTTTATCAAAAAGCATATCTAACTTTGCAATCTCTTCGGAGAGAGTTAGTAGCGGGTAATCCTGATGCTCAATTCTCTTTTCAAGATGATATCGAAAGCGTTTATCGAGATTATGTTGAGTTGCTTTTATGGGATAGTAATCCTGAGCAAAAAAACCGATCGAAAGCACGAGAAGTTATCTCTTCTTTGCAAGCGGTAGAATTAGAAAACTTTTTACGTCTATCCTGTCCAGAATTTAATTTAGAAAAAATTGATGAAATTGTCGATCAACAACCCGTAAGAACAGCTTTTTTGTATCCAATTCTTGTAAATGAGAGAATTGAAGTCATCCTCAAGTTACCTGACAATACAAATGCAAAAGTTAAAACCACAGGAAAATCAACAAACAAAAGTATATCAAATTTAGAACACTATAGTACTCAAATAGACCAGCCTACAGTCGAAAAACAAATCAAAGATTTGAATTTGCAGATAGAACCGGATGAATATACTTTTAATGCTCTACTCAGAAAGTTGCAAACTGACTTAGAAGAAGAATATACATTTAAAGATCTGAAAAAAGAAGCTAATTTGCTATATAAATGGCTAGTACAAGGGGCAGAAAAATATATTAAAGATCAAAAAATTGACACATTAGTATTCGCCTTAGATACTAATTTACGGAATATTCCTTTAGCTGCACTAGTAGTTGATTATGATGAAAAAGAAGAAAAAACTAGATATTTAATTGACGACTATGCGTTAGCACTAGCTCCAAGGTTGGAGATTCCCAAACCCCAAGCCATCAAAGGTAAAGGACTCAAGATTTTGGCGGCGGGGTTAAAAGAACAAGAAGAAGAAAAAGGCTCGGTAACAAACAAAATAAAATATCCGAAATTAAATTATGTCAAAAAGGAAATAGATGCAATTGAAGAATTACCTAATTCCGGTTTTTCAGTTGATAAGCTGATTAATGCTAATTTCAAAATAGACGAGTTCAAAAATGAAATAAATACTTTTGCTTTTACAGTTATCCATTTAGCTACACACGGCGAGTTTAGTTCTAATCCTGAAAAAACATTTCTTTTAGCTAGTAATGGCTTAATTAATATCAATCAAATTGGTAATATATTCCGCAAGCAAGCTCAGAGACAGCCTGAACCTATCGAATTACTTGTACTGAGTGCTTGTGAAACTGCTACTGGCGATAAGCGAGCAACTTTAGGGATTTCTGGTGTAGGGGTTCGAGCTGGTGCCCGCAGTGCTGTTGCTTCACTATGGACATTGGATGATGAAATCAGTGTTGATTTTACTGAGAGATTTTATCGGAAGTTAATTGACCCGAAGATTATCACAAAAGCTCAAGCATTACAACAAGCTCAAAAACAACTCAAAGATTTACCAGGTCGTGAGCATCCAAGATATTGGGCATCCTACATCTTACTTGGCAATTGGCTCTAA